From the Lathyrus oleraceus cultivar Zhongwan6 chromosome 4, CAAS_Psat_ZW6_1.0, whole genome shotgun sequence genome, one window contains:
- the LOC127076518 gene encoding uncharacterized protein LOC127076518, whose product MAIPKVNEKLLEDLEVMGFPHARATRALYHSGNTTLEDAITWMIDHENDTDIDEFPLVDIDIDIDASPSFPITEEMRMKAYSLREQERKRKRNEETIMEREREKERIQAGKKLLEAKRIAEENERKRNLALRKAEKEEEQRARNNILKKLDQDKLNRRSKHGLPLESQENVRSTAIVIKHDKVTRPVYTTTKVEHLRECLRSLKREHKGENARIRRAFETLLVYVGNVVKNPKEEKFRKIRLSNPLFQDRVGSLNGGVEFLELCGFETTDGFLYLPSEKVDIELLSLAGFVLNSAITNPFFGLLST is encoded by the exons TGGGATTTCCACATGCAAGAGCAACAAGAGCACTCTATCATTCTG GAAATACCACCTTAGAAGATGCTATAACATGGATGATTGATCATGAAAATGACACTGATATTGATGAGTTTCCATTG GTTGATATAGACATTGATATTGATGCTTCTCCATCATTTCCTATCACAGAAGAAATGAGAATGAAAGCTTATAGTTTAAG GGAACAAGAGAGGAAGAGGAAAAGGAatgaagaaacaatcatggaaagagaaagagaaaag GAGAGGATTCAAGCCGGTAAGAAACTCCTTGAGGCGAAGCGAATCGCGGAAGAAAACGAAAGAAAACG GAATTTAGCTTTGAGAAAAGCTGAAAAAGAAGAAGAACAAAGAGCTAGAAATAACATTCTCAAGAAACTAGATCAGGATAAG TTAAATAGAAGGTCTAAACATGGATTACCCTTAGAAAGCCAAGAAAATGTGAGATCAACAGCAATTGTAATAAAGCATGACAAG GTTACAAGGCCTGTTTATACAACCACAAAAGTTGAACATTTGAGAGAATGTTTGAGGTCTCTCAAGCGTGAACACAAG GGTGAGAATGCAAGAATCAGAAGGGCCTTTGAAACACTTCTAGTGTATGTTGGAAATGTTGTCAAGAATCCAAAGGAGGAAAAATTCAGGAAGATTAGACTGAGCAATCCATTATTCCAG GATAGAGTTGGAAGTTTAAATGGAGGTGTGGAGTTTCTTGAGCTATGTGGTTTTGAGACAACAGATGGCTTCTTGTATCTTCCTAGTGAAAAGGTTGACATTGAACTTCTAAGTTTAGCTGGTTTTGTCTTAAATTCTGCTATCACTAATCCTTTCTTTGGACTTTTGAGTACTTAA